One segment of Herbaspirillum hiltneri N3 DNA contains the following:
- a CDS encoding aliphatic sulfonate ABC transporter substrate-binding protein — translation MQRRHFLQLSAASAGTAALGLPAFAQTGKPVSARIGYQKSSTLLTVLKANGTLEKLLAPRNVKISWHEFSSGLPLLEALNVGGVDLSADVADTVPVFAQAAGAKLTYVAQEAPSPSAQAIVVRADSPIRNVADLKRKKIAVTKAAGVHYLLIATLEKAGLKFSDIDAAYLTPADGRAAFERGSVDAWVTWDPFLAGVQKQTQVRILSDGRNVADYQRYYLASTPFAAAHPEVLAIVFYELKKTGLWVRQNPKEAAAFLAPIWGLDAATIELANSRRSYDVRAVVVNALGEQQRIADTFFSAGLLPKKVNATDVAIWKPA, via the coding sequence ATGCAACGCCGCCATTTCCTCCAGCTGAGCGCAGCAAGCGCCGGCACTGCCGCACTGGGCCTGCCCGCCTTCGCACAAACTGGCAAACCAGTGTCCGCGCGCATCGGTTATCAAAAATCCTCCACCCTGCTGACCGTGCTCAAGGCCAATGGCACGCTCGAGAAATTGCTCGCGCCACGCAATGTCAAGATCAGCTGGCATGAGTTCTCCAGCGGCCTGCCGCTGCTGGAGGCGCTCAACGTCGGCGGCGTCGACCTCAGCGCCGACGTGGCCGACACCGTGCCGGTGTTCGCCCAGGCCGCCGGGGCAAAACTGACCTACGTGGCGCAGGAAGCGCCGTCGCCATCGGCGCAAGCGATCGTCGTGCGCGCCGATTCGCCGATCAGGAACGTGGCCGATCTCAAGCGCAAAAAAATCGCCGTGACCAAGGCGGCCGGCGTGCATTACCTGTTGATCGCGACACTGGAAAAAGCCGGCCTGAAATTCAGCGACATCGATGCCGCCTATCTGACCCCGGCCGACGGCCGTGCCGCATTCGAACGCGGCAGCGTGGACGCGTGGGTGACCTGGGATCCTTTCCTCGCGGGCGTGCAGAAACAGACGCAGGTGCGCATCTTGTCGGACGGCCGCAATGTCGCGGACTACCAGCGCTATTACCTGGCATCGACGCCATTTGCCGCAGCGCATCCAGAGGTGCTGGCAATCGTGTTCTACGAATTGAAAAAGACGGGATTGTGGGTGCGGCAAAATCCGAAGGAAGCGGCCGCGTTCTTGGCGCCGATCTGGGGCCTGGATGCAGCGACCATCGAACTCGCGAATAGCCGCCGCAGCTATGACGTGCGCGCGGTCGTGGTGAATGCGCTCGGTGAACAGCAACGCATCGCCGACACGTTCTTCTCTGCGGGCTTGCTGCCGAAAAAGGTCAACGCCACCGATGTGGCGATCTGGAAGCCGGCTTGA
- a CDS encoding sensor histidine kinase, whose translation MDAKLAAIIVHDIKNSLGVLEGELRVLAAESPDERAGHAHLTCLTLQEKLIGFLTLYKASSQGLTAQIEAWSPQDFLEGLLRHLTINQSGLEVTINSEGMPLVAFFDENLVGLALEAALQNATRFARSRIELACRKDGNGVIFSIRDDGPGIGTHEVKPSTGLGMGLCKAIAAAHHKGDKNGEARLADHPDGGAQFELHIP comes from the coding sequence ATGGACGCAAAACTGGCCGCCATCATTGTTCACGACATCAAGAATTCGCTCGGCGTGCTTGAGGGTGAATTGCGCGTGCTTGCCGCAGAGTCTCCCGACGAACGCGCCGGCCATGCACACCTGACCTGCCTCACCTTGCAGGAAAAGCTGATCGGCTTCCTCACGCTTTACAAAGCGTCCTCGCAAGGACTGACGGCGCAGATCGAAGCATGGTCGCCGCAGGATTTCCTGGAAGGCCTGCTGCGCCACCTGACCATCAATCAATCCGGCCTCGAGGTCACGATCAACAGCGAAGGCATGCCGCTGGTCGCCTTCTTCGATGAAAACCTGGTCGGCCTGGCGCTCGAAGCGGCGTTACAGAACGCAACCCGTTTCGCCCGCTCGCGTATCGAACTGGCCTGCCGCAAAGATGGCAACGGCGTGATCTTCAGCATCCGCGACGACGGCCCCGGCATCGGCACGCACGAAGTCAAACCCTCCACCGGCCTCGGCATGGGCCTGTGCAAGGCCATCGCCGCCGCCCACCACAAGGGCGACAAGAACGGCGAGGCGCGGCTGGCCGATCATCCTGACGGCGGCGCCCAGTTCGAGTTGCATATCCCCTGA
- a CDS encoding tetratricopeptide repeat protein, translated as MTLVPFSRISSLRSLIIDDMPAMRQNIRMHLGQLGITKVDQAGTPDEAIRAVQGGSAYDLIVCDYNLNKETNGQQLLEFFRTQHLLPPTTMFIMVTAESGYNLVASAAEFQPDAYMLKPLTASKLADRIERLLDKQNALLPINEKLKRKDQAGAVVECDNVLKVAPKWIVDILKTKGSLLIELRRIEEARAVYAQALEMRDDLVWAKVGMARCNIVAGQYADAKVLVQAVLAQNSQYIEAYDLLAQIEDAQGNQQQALDALARSSEIIPSARRSRLVGDAAYRVGDLDQAKEAFDKVLKHTKGSLTAQPSDLLTLAQVHIDTGDADAALALLASAPKRYAESKMFISTQSAVAAQAHVQLGDMISAEMAFEAARNAAEGSPSEMATLALAKAAFSVGRDEEGAQLISQAVKSDHENKTLLALARKVLADCGKETMTDELVDGAVKQCMGIIAEANSLMRSAKPDESLAKLEEALHSMPENTGVLMAAAQLHLLWMSQRGINQEYVKRVNRYLNTLDRLIPGNDRVSKMHKFLRDAVAKAAQKS; from the coding sequence ATGACCTTGGTTCCATTCAGCCGCATTTCCAGCCTGCGTTCGCTCATCATCGACGACATGCCGGCCATGCGCCAAAACATTCGCATGCATCTGGGCCAGCTCGGCATTACCAAAGTCGACCAGGCCGGCACTCCCGACGAGGCGATTCGCGCCGTCCAGGGAGGGAGCGCTTACGACCTCATCGTGTGCGACTACAACCTGAACAAGGAAACCAACGGTCAGCAGTTGCTGGAGTTCTTCCGCACCCAACACCTGCTGCCGCCGACAACCATGTTCATCATGGTCACGGCCGAAAGCGGTTACAACCTGGTCGCCAGCGCCGCTGAATTCCAGCCCGACGCCTACATGCTCAAGCCGCTGACCGCGTCCAAGCTGGCCGATCGCATCGAACGCCTGCTCGATAAGCAAAACGCGCTGCTGCCGATCAATGAAAAACTCAAGCGCAAGGATCAGGCCGGCGCTGTCGTCGAATGCGACAACGTGCTGAAGGTGGCGCCCAAGTGGATCGTCGACATCCTCAAGACCAAGGGCAGCCTGCTGATCGAATTGCGCCGCATCGAAGAAGCGCGCGCGGTCTACGCGCAAGCGCTGGAGATGCGCGACGACCTGGTATGGGCCAAGGTCGGCATGGCGCGCTGCAATATCGTGGCGGGTCAATACGCCGACGCCAAGGTGCTGGTGCAAGCCGTGCTGGCGCAGAATTCGCAATATATTGAAGCCTACGACCTGCTGGCGCAGATTGAAGACGCCCAAGGCAATCAGCAACAGGCGCTGGACGCGCTCGCACGTTCGTCGGAAATCATTCCGTCGGCGCGCCGCAGCCGCCTGGTCGGCGACGCTGCCTATCGCGTCGGCGACCTCGACCAGGCCAAGGAAGCGTTCGACAAGGTGCTCAAGCACACCAAGGGCTCGCTGACCGCGCAGCCGAGCGACTTGCTGACGCTGGCGCAGGTGCACATCGACACCGGCGACGCCGATGCGGCGCTGGCGCTGCTGGCCAGCGCGCCCAAGCGCTACGCCGAATCGAAGATGTTCATCTCGACACAATCGGCCGTGGCCGCGCAGGCGCACGTCCAGCTGGGCGACATGATTTCCGCCGAGATGGCCTTCGAAGCGGCGCGCAACGCCGCCGAAGGCTCGCCGTCCGAAATGGCGACGCTGGCGCTGGCCAAGGCGGCATTCTCGGTCGGTCGCGACGAAGAAGGCGCGCAGCTGATTTCGCAGGCCGTGAAGTCGGACCACGAAAACAAGACGCTGCTGGCGCTGGCGCGCAAAGTGCTGGCCGATTGCGGCAAGGAAACCATGACCGACGAGCTGGTCGACGGCGCCGTCAAACAGTGCATGGGCATCATCGCCGAAGCCAACTCCCTGATGCGCAGCGCCAAGCCGGACGAATCGCTGGCCAAACTGGAAGAAGCATTGCACAGCATGCCGGAAAACACCGGCGTGCTGATGGCCGCCGCCCAGCTGCATCTGCTGTGGATGAGCCAGCGCGGCATCAATCAGGAATACGTCAAGCGCGTCAACCGCTACCTCAATACGCTGGACCGTCTGATCCCGGGCAACGACCGCGTCAGCAAGATGCATAAATTCCTACGCGATGCGGTCGCCAAAGCCGCGCAGAAAAGCTGA
- the recA gene encoding recombinase RecA yields MDDKKSANNSEKGKALAAALAQIEKQFGKGSVMRMEDGAVLEEIQVVSTGSLGLDIALGVGGLPRGRVIEIYGPESSGKTTLTLQAIAEMQKIGGTCAFIDAEHALDVTYAQKLGVNLSDLLISQPDTGEQALEITDALVRSGGVDLIVIDSVAALTPRAEIEGDMGDSLPGLQARLMSQALRKLTGSINRTSTTVIFINQIRMKIGVMFGNPETTTGGNALKFYASVRLDIRRTGSIKSGDEVIGSETKVKVVKNKVAPPFREAHFDILYGEGTSREGEILDLGSDAKIVEKSGAWYSYNGERIGQGKDNARNFLKERPELAREIENKVRVSLGVPELGAGSAGAPAAATPAPTGKGSAKNVAAEES; encoded by the coding sequence ATGGACGATAAAAAATCCGCGAACAACTCTGAGAAGGGCAAAGCGCTGGCCGCAGCCCTTGCACAGATCGAGAAGCAATTCGGCAAAGGCTCGGTCATGCGCATGGAAGACGGCGCGGTCCTCGAGGAAATCCAGGTCGTCTCGACCGGTTCCCTCGGCCTGGACATCGCACTGGGTGTCGGCGGTCTGCCGCGCGGCCGTGTGATTGAAATCTACGGTCCGGAATCCTCGGGTAAAACCACGCTGACGCTGCAAGCTATTGCTGAAATGCAAAAAATCGGCGGCACTTGCGCCTTTATTGACGCGGAACACGCGCTGGACGTGACTTACGCACAGAAACTGGGCGTCAACCTGTCCGATCTGCTGATTTCGCAGCCCGACACCGGCGAACAGGCGCTGGAAATTACCGATGCACTGGTGCGCTCCGGCGGCGTAGACCTGATCGTCATCGACTCGGTCGCCGCCCTGACGCCGCGCGCCGAAATCGAAGGCGACATGGGCGATTCCCTGCCAGGCCTGCAAGCACGTCTGATGTCGCAAGCATTGCGCAAGCTGACCGGCAGCATCAATCGCACCAGCACCACCGTGATTTTCATCAATCAGATCCGCATGAAGATCGGCGTCATGTTCGGTAATCCCGAAACGACCACCGGCGGCAATGCGTTGAAGTTTTACGCCTCCGTGCGCCTGGATATCCGCCGCACCGGTTCGATCAAGTCCGGCGATGAAGTCATCGGCAGCGAAACCAAGGTCAAGGTCGTCAAGAACAAGGTTGCGCCGCCATTCCGCGAAGCCCATTTCGATATTCTTTATGGCGAAGGCACATCGCGCGAAGGTGAAATCCTCGACCTGGGCTCGGATGCCAAGATCGTGGAAAAGTCCGGCGCCTGGTACAGCTATAACGGCGAACGTATCGGCCAGGGCAAGGACAATGCACGCAATTTCCTGAAAGAACGTCCGGAACTGGCGCGCGAAATCGAAAACAAGGTACGTGTTTCGCTGGGCGTTCCTGAATTGGGGGCCGGTAGCGCAGGGGCTCCCGCTGCTGCAACGCCGGCCCCGACCGGCAAAGGCTCTGCAAAGAACGTCGCTGCAGAAGAATCCTGA
- the recX gene encoding recombination regulator RecX — protein sequence MPRPQISLKARALKYLSSREHSRLELARKLTPYAQDGDDIEALLNWLQDAKFLSQERFSESLVHRRAGRYGNNRILSELKSHGITGEALGDAKVGLNQGENERAREVLRRKFSEVPADAMARAKCMRFLQQRGFSHRAIQAAVKTAWSDDHDDGD from the coding sequence ATGCCCAGGCCGCAAATCAGCCTGAAGGCGCGAGCGCTCAAATATCTCTCTTCACGTGAGCATAGTCGTCTCGAACTTGCGCGTAAGCTAACCCCTTACGCGCAAGATGGCGACGATATCGAAGCCTTGCTCAACTGGCTCCAAGACGCCAAATTCCTTTCCCAAGAACGTTTTTCCGAATCGCTGGTGCATCGTCGCGCCGGACGTTACGGCAACAATCGCATCCTTTCCGAATTGAAAAGCCACGGTATCACCGGCGAAGCGCTGGGCGATGCCAAAGTCGGGCTGAACCAGGGTGAAAACGAACGTGCGCGCGAAGTCTTGCGGCGCAAGTTCAGCGAAGTGCCTGCCGACGCCATGGCGCGCGCCAAATGCATGCGCTTTCTGCAGCAGCGCGGATTTTCCCATCGGGCGATTCAGGCTGCGGTCAAAACTGCCTGGAGCGATGATCACGATGATGGTGATTGA
- the sucC gene encoding ADP-forming succinate--CoA ligase subunit beta → MKIHEYQGKEILRQFGVTVPRGIPCQSVEDAVKAAETLGGPVWVVKAQIHAGGRGKGGGVKVAKSLEQVKEYASQILGMQLITHQTGPEGQKVRRLLIEEGADIKKELYVSMVTDRVSQRVVLMASSEGGMDIEEVAESHPELIHQIAIDPSTGLTDADADSIATKIGVPAASVVDARKQLQGLYKAYWETDASLAEINPLILTGDGKVIALDAKFNFDSNALFRHPEIVAYRDLDEEDPAEVEASKFDLAYISLDGNIGCLVNGAGLAMATMDTIKLFGGEPANFLDVGGGATTEKVTEAFKIMLKNPELKAILVNIFGGIMRCDVIAEGVIAASKAVSLKVPLVVRMKGTNEEIGKKLLADSGLPIISADSMEEAAQKVVAAANGK, encoded by the coding sequence ATGAAAATCCATGAGTATCAGGGCAAAGAAATCCTCCGCCAATTCGGCGTGACCGTTCCACGCGGCATTCCATGCCAATCCGTTGAAGATGCCGTCAAGGCAGCTGAAACGCTGGGCGGTCCGGTGTGGGTCGTCAAGGCGCAAATCCACGCGGGTGGCCGCGGCAAGGGCGGCGGCGTGAAAGTCGCCAAGTCCCTCGAGCAAGTCAAGGAATACGCGAGCCAGATCCTCGGCATGCAACTGATCACGCACCAAACCGGTCCTGAAGGCCAAAAAGTGCGTCGCCTGCTGATCGAAGAAGGCGCGGACATCAAGAAGGAACTGTACGTTTCCATGGTCACCGATCGCGTCAGCCAACGCGTGGTCCTGATGGCCTCCAGCGAAGGCGGCATGGACATCGAAGAAGTTGCCGAAAGCCACCCTGAGCTGATTCATCAGATCGCCATCGATCCATCCACCGGCCTGACCGACGCCGATGCCGACAGCATCGCCACCAAGATCGGCGTTCCAGCCGCTTCCGTGGTCGACGCGCGCAAGCAACTGCAAGGCCTGTACAAGGCATATTGGGAAACCGATGCATCGCTGGCCGAAATCAACCCGCTGATCCTGACCGGCGACGGCAAGGTCATCGCACTGGACGCCAAGTTCAACTTCGACTCCAACGCACTGTTCCGCCATCCTGAAATCGTCGCTTACCGCGATCTGGACGAAGAAGATCCGGCCGAAGTCGAAGCATCCAAGTTCGACCTTGCCTATATCTCCCTGGACGGCAACATCGGCTGCCTGGTCAACGGCGCCGGTCTGGCCATGGCCACCATGGACACCATCAAGCTGTTCGGCGGCGAGCCTGCCAACTTCCTGGACGTCGGCGGCGGCGCCACCACGGAGAAGGTTACCGAAGCATTCAAGATCATGCTGAAGAACCCTGAACTGAAAGCCATCCTGGTCAACATTTTCGGCGGCATCATGCGCTGTGACGTGATCGCCGAAGGCGTGATCGCCGCGTCCAAGGCCGTTTCCCTGAAAGTGCCGCTGGTCGTGCGCATGAAGGGCACCAACGAAGAAATCGGCAAGAAGCTGTTGGCCGACTCCGGCCTGCCGATCATCTCGGCAGACAGCATGGAAGAAGCTGCGCAAAAAGTTGTTGCTGCAGCCAACGGTAAATAA
- the sucD gene encoding succinate--CoA ligase subunit alpha — protein sequence MSILINKDTKVITQGITGKTGQFHTRMCRDYANGKNAFVAGVNPKKAGEDFEGIPIFANVSEAKKATGATVSVIYVPPAGAAAAIWEAVEADLDLAICITEGIPVRDMLELKNRMAKAGSKTLLLGPNCPGLITPDEIKIGIMPGHIHKKGRIGVVSRSGTLTYEAVGQLTALGLGQSSAVGIGGDPINGLKHIDIMKAFNDDPDTDAVIMIGEIGGPDEANASYWVKDNMKKPVIGFIAGVTAPPGKRMGHAGALISGGADTAEAKLAIMEECGIKATRNPSEMARLLKSVL from the coding sequence ATGTCGATTCTGATCAATAAAGACACCAAAGTCATCACCCAAGGTATCACCGGCAAAACCGGTCAATTCCACACCCGCATGTGCCGCGATTACGCGAACGGCAAGAACGCTTTCGTTGCAGGCGTGAACCCGAAGAAGGCCGGCGAAGATTTCGAAGGCATTCCAATTTTTGCGAATGTGTCCGAAGCCAAGAAGGCAACCGGCGCGACGGTTTCGGTGATCTACGTTCCACCTGCAGGCGCTGCCGCCGCGATCTGGGAAGCTGTTGAAGCCGACCTGGACCTGGCCATCTGTATCACTGAAGGCATCCCGGTCCGCGACATGCTGGAACTGAAAAACCGCATGGCCAAGGCCGGCAGCAAGACCTTGCTGCTGGGTCCTAACTGCCCAGGCCTGATCACACCGGACGAAATCAAGATCGGCATCATGCCGGGCCACATTCACAAAAAGGGCCGCATCGGCGTGGTTTCCCGTTCGGGCACACTGACCTATGAAGCAGTCGGTCAGCTGACCGCGCTGGGTCTGGGCCAATCGTCCGCAGTCGGTATCGGCGGCGACCCCATCAACGGTCTGAAGCACATCGACATCATGAAGGCCTTCAATGATGATCCTGACACCGACGCCGTCATCATGATCGGTGAAATCGGCGGTCCTGACGAAGCCAACGCTTCGTACTGGGTCAAGGACAACATGAAGAAACCAGTCATCGGCTTCATCGCCGGCGTGACTGCGCCTCCAGGCAAGCGCATGGGCCACGCCGGTGCGCTGATCTCCGGTGGTGCTGATACTGCCGAAGCGAAGCTGGCGATCATGGAAGAATGCGGCATCAAGGCAACACGCAATCCTTCGGAAATGGCGCGTCTGCTGAAGTCGGTTCTGTAA